The genomic window GTGCAATGGCTCACCGCCGGCCGCGGCATCCAGCATTCGGAGATGTTCCCGCTGCGCTCGCGCGAGCAGGCCAATCCGCTGGAGCTGTACCAGATATGGCTGAACCTGCCGGCGCGCAGCAAGATGGCCGATCCGGAATTCGTGATGCTGTGGGCGCAGAACATTCCCAAGTACCGCAGCGACGGCGCCGAAGTGAATGTGATTGCCGGCCGCTACCGGCCACAGGAAGACGCGCAGGCCGAGATCGCTCCGCTGGCACCGGCCCGCAACTCGTGGGCAGCCGACCCGGATGCCGACCTGGCGGTGTGGCAGATCACCCTGCAGCCAGGCGCTTCCTTGACCTTGCCGGCGGCCAGCAGGCCGGGCGCACGGCGCACGCTGTACTTCCACGATGGCAGGCAGTTGCAGGTGGACGGCACCGCCATCGCCCAACCCCGCCTGTTGGAAGTGGCAGCGAGCAGTACCCTGCCCCTGCACAACGGCGGCGACGGGGTGGTGCGGATCCTACTGCTGCAGGGCGTGCCGATTGCCGAGCCGGTCGTGGCCTATGGCCCGTTCGTGATGAACAGCGCCGAGGAGATCGAGCAGGCGCGCCGCGATTATGGGCGCACCCAGTTTGGTGGCTGGCCCTGGTCCGGCCATGGGCCGGTGCATCCGGCCACGCAGGGGCGCTTTGCCAGGCACCCGGGTAGTGAGGTGATCGACGAGCCGCCGTCGCAGCAGGGATCCGCATCGGCAGGATGACCGGGTAGCCCGGGTAAGCGCAGCGCACCCGGGATTTCCTGCTGCTTGGAGAGCTTACGGCAATGATCTTCGTGCGATGCCCCGGATGCGCTGCGCTTACCCGGGCTACCAAACTGCTGAAAGCACCCCTCCCAACCCTCCCCTTCGCCTGCGGCGAAAGGGAGGGCTTCAAACGCAGAAAGGGCGCCTCGCGGCGCCCTTTTTGTTTGCTACTTACCGCGTGGATCAGGCGGCGACGACGCGCACCATTTCCAGGCACTTGTTGGAATAGCCCCACTCGTTGTCGTACCAGCTGACCAGCTTGACGAAGGTGCTGTCCAGGGCGATGCCGGCTTCGGCATCGAACACGGAGGTGTGGGTCTCGCCACGGAAGTCGGTGGCAACTACCTTGTCTTCGGTGTAACCGAGGATGCCCTTCAGCGCGCCTTCGCTCTGTGCCTTCACTTCGGCGCAGATTTCAGCGTAGGTGGCTTCCTTTTCCAGCTCGACGGTGAGGTCGACCACCGACACGTCCGAGGTCGGCACGCGGAAGCTCATGCCGGTCAGCTTCTTGTTCAATTCCGGGATCACCACGCCAACAGCCTTGGCGGCGCCGGTGGAGGACGGAATGATGTTTTCCAGGATGCCGCGGCCGCCGCGCCAATCCTTGTTGGACGGGCCATCAACGGTCTTCTGGGTAGCGGTAGCCGCATGCACGGTGGTCATCAGGCCGCGCTTGATGCCCCACTTGTCGTTGATGACCTTGGCCAGCGGGGCCAGGCAGTTGGTGGTGCACGAGGCGTTGGAGACGATGCTCTGGCCGGCGTAGGTCTTGTGGTTCACGCCGAACACGAACATCGGCGTGTCGTCCTTGGACGGGGCCGACAGGATCACCTTCTTGGCGCCGGCATCCAGATGCTTCTGCGCGGTTTCCTTGGTCAGGAACAGGCCGGTGGATTCGATCACCACGTCCACGCCCACTTCGTCCCACTTCAGGTTGGCCGGATCGCGTTCCTGGGTCAGGCGGATCTTCTTGCCGTTGACCAGCAGGTCGCTGCCCGACACTTCCACATCAGCCTTGAAACGGCCGTGCACCGAGTCGTACTTGAGCATGTAGGCCAGATAGTCCGGCTCCAGCAGATCGTTGATGGCCACGATCTCGATGTCATTGCCGAAGTTCAACACTGCCGAACGCAACACATTGCGCCCGATGCGACCGAAACCGTTGATGCCGACCTTGATTGCCATGTTCACAAGCTCCTGCAGCCGCAAAGCCGTTGCGGCGGGGGTGGAAAGGGGCCGCCATTCTAACAGGACAGCTGCCCACCCCGTGGCCGCCCGGGCACCGCCTGCAGCTGAGCGCCAGCTGAGCACAAACGCCTGTTTGATCAGGATCAAGGCGCCCCGGCGGCCCGGTCCCGACACTGGGGCCACCTCCACCAAGCAATGGAATCACACATGCGCAAGACCTCCGCCCTGCTGCTCTCCGGTATGGCCGCCGCCGTGGCACTGGCTGCCGCCGCCCCCGCCGTGGCCCAATCCAAGGGCGACTGGACCTTGGGCGTCGGCGTCCATGCCGTTGACCCGAAGTCCGATGCCGGCGATCTGAACGGTGCCCCGCTGGGCCTGGGCAAGCTGCCCACCAAGGTCGACAGCGACGTCAAGCCGACCGTCACCTTCGAATACTTCGTCGCCGACAACATTGGTATCGAAGTGCTGGCAGCGCTGCCGTTCAAGCACGACATCAGCATCAACGGTGTCGGCAAGGTCGGCGAAACCAAGCAGCTGCCGCCGGTGGTCTCGCTGCAGTACCACTTCACCAACAGCAGCAAGGTCACCCCGTTCGTCGGCCTGGGCGTGAACTACACCAAGTTCTTCAGCACCGACAGCACGGGCGCGCTGGCTGGCACCAAGCTGAAGCTGGAAGACTCCTGGGGCCTGGCCGCGCATGCAGGCCTGGATTTCGCGGTCAGTGACAAGGGCGCGCTGCGCGTTGACATGCGCTGGGCCGATATCGACACCAAGGTGAAGGTCAACGGCAATTCGCTCGGCACCGCCAAGATCGATCCGCTGGTGTACGGCGTGGCGTACGTCTTCAAGTTCTGAGCCCTGCGGCCATTGCCGGGAAGGCAGGCATTCCCCTCCCCCAGCGCGCACGTCCCCGGCTACAGCCGGGGGCGTGTTTCGCCTTGTGCGGCACGCAGCTGAGCGCGTTGCAGCCGTTAGAATGGCGGCATGAACAAGCTCCACCGCCTCCTGTTGCCCGCCGTTGGCATCACCCTCGCTGTTTCCGCATTGATCCCCGCCCAGGCCCTGGCATGGGGTGCACAAGGCCACCGCCTGGTCGCGCGCATTGCCGAACCCAACCTTCACCCTGCCACCAAGGCCGAGATTGACCGCCTGCTGGCCGCCGAACCCGGTGCCAGCCTCAGCAGCATCGCGCCCTGGGCTGACCAGCTGCGCAGCAACGACCCCGACCTGGGCAAGCGTTCGGCCGGCTGGCACTACGTCAACATGGCCGAGGATGACTGCGCGTTTTCACCGCCAAAGCACTGCACCGACGGCAACTGCGTGGTGGGCGCCCTGCAGCAGCAAAGCACGCTGCTGGCCAACCGCGAGCTCAGCGACGGCGAACGCCTGCAGGCGCTCAAGTTCGTGGTCCATCTGGTCGGTGATCTGCATCAGCCGCTGCACGCCGGCTACGGCCATGACCGTGGCGGCAACACCTACCAGCTGCAGTTCAACGGCCGCGGCACCAACCTGCATTCGGTCTGGGACAGCGGCATGTTCTACACGCTGCAGTTGAACGACGACCAGTTCCTGCAACGCCTGCAGGCACTGCCGTCGCCGGGCCGCCTGCGCGCACCGGACCTGCAGCGCGCCCCGGCCGCATGGGCCGAGCAGAGCTGCCGCATCGCCATGCGCACCGGTTTGTACCCGAGCGGTCACAAGATCGACGAACGCTATACCGCCACCTGGGAGCCGGTTGCCGAGACCCAGCTGCGGCTCGGCGGTGAACAGCTGGCGGCGTTGTTGAACCAGCTGCTCGACACGCCCTGAGCGCTCAACGCGCCTGCTACCGAGCAGGCGTGTACTCAGTTCAAGCTGTCCTCGCGGCGAACCACTGCCCTGCCCTCACCACTTCGAAGGTGAAGGCATAGGGCAGGGTTACCGGCACCAGCTCGATGCGTGCGGCATGTGTGCAATCCCCGTTCAACGGCGCCTGCACACCGGCAGGGTAATGACAGACCGCAGCCGGTTCGAACAACCACCCGGAGGTGGCTGTCAGCGCAGCTTGTAGCAGACCCTCGTTAGCCGCATCGCTTCCCGCGCCGCAGGCCGAGTGCGCCAACAGTGGCGTGCTACGTTCCACCCGCCCCTGCGCATCTAGGATGACGTTTACACACACCGTGATGGCAGCCAACGAACGCTTGGCGTACGCCGACGGCAACACCGGATCAGCATCCCTTATCGCAACCGGCATGCGGAAGCTTTCCGTGGCGGCCAACTGATAGGGCTGTATTTCGCCCGCACCACCGAAAGACTCGGGCGCCAGCACCTGCCGGTGCTGGTTGAGGTTGAAACTGCTGCCCACCTGCTCTTTCGCCGTCTGTGTCGCACAGCCGGCAAGCATCAGTGCGCTGAGCACCACGACCTGCCTGCGCATCTCAGCCCCTGCTCGGGGTTTCGGAGTAACGCATTTCTTCATCATCCATATCAAACGAGATCGGTACTTTGATGACGCCGGCAACCGGTTTGCCGTCCTTCATCGCCGGTGTGAACCGCCACTGCCTTGCAGCGGCAATCGAGGTCGCCTCGAAAACACCTTTGGGATACGCCTCGGTAACGACCACGTCGGTCGCTCGGCCTTCGGCGTCCACCGCGATACGCAACACCACCTTGCCGGTGGTGCGACTGTCCACCGCATCGCGCGGATAGCTGGGCGGTGGCATCCGCCCGGCATCCGGCAAGGCAAGCTGCCCTGCGTTGCCGGATGCTGCCGATACGATGGCCGGATCGCCGCCGGCCAGGGCGACCGACCGCAGCTCCAGCACCCAGGTCGAGCGCCCGTCAGCAGTGGACACTTCGATGCCTGCCGCCGCATCGGGCTTGATCAGCAGGGTCGGCGACGAGATCAGATCCCCATTCGCCTTCAACGTGCCTTTGAGCGTAAGCATGCCGTCGGCGGCAGGCTGCAGGGTGAACTCTGCGGCCCACTGCACGCCCTTGTCCGAGCTGGCGCTGAAAGAGAACGGCGTGCCTGCCGATTGCTGCAACTCGAAGCGCTGCTTGGTGCCTTCCAGCGTTGCCTCCACGAAGGTTGCATACACCGTGCCCTTGCCGGTCGTTGTGGACGTGGATGAAGCAGAAGACGATGTCGACGTGGAGGTGGACACCGCCTTTCCCGGCTGCGCGGCCCAGGCGGTATAGCCAACGCCAGTCGTCAAGCCCAAGGACAGCACCAACATGGCACACCACTGCTTCCTGCCCGGTACGGGACGCTTCAACATGGCAATACGCTCCTTCAATGGATGATGGTTCTGCCAGTGACACCCCACCGGCAGAGGGGACGCGGCCAGCCCGGTCTTGAGCATGGCCTCGCCGTAACTGCGGCGTGCACCCGAGACCCGGGCAATCACACGTTCATCGCAGGACAATTCCTGGTCTTCGCGGCAACAACGCAACGCGTACAACAACAGCGGGTTGAACCAGTACAG from Stenotrophomonas nitritireducens includes these protein-coding regions:
- a CDS encoding pirin family protein; the protein is MSTQPGASPLARRPTQAKESPMSDLILRNEPLGHPWPGTDPFLFCAYHLDQFPPATADQAVDMRLLGGRELGSDFSGKDGFSMYHGVNVPGFPAHPHRGFETITIVPQGVVDHADSLGATARYGEGDVQWLTAGRGIQHSEMFPLRSREQANPLELYQIWLNLPARSKMADPEFVMLWAQNIPKYRSDGAEVNVIAGRYRPQEDAQAEIAPLAPARNSWAADPDADLAVWQITLQPGASLTLPAASRPGARRTLYFHDGRQLQVDGTAIAQPRLLEVAASSTLPLHNGGDGVVRILLLQGVPIAEPVVAYGPFVMNSAEEIEQARRDYGRTQFGGWPWSGHGPVHPATQGRFARHPGSEVIDEPPSQQGSASAG
- the gap gene encoding type I glyceraldehyde-3-phosphate dehydrogenase, which encodes MAIKVGINGFGRIGRNVLRSAVLNFGNDIEIVAINDLLEPDYLAYMLKYDSVHGRFKADVEVSGSDLLVNGKKIRLTQERDPANLKWDEVGVDVVIESTGLFLTKETAQKHLDAGAKKVILSAPSKDDTPMFVFGVNHKTYAGQSIVSNASCTTNCLAPLAKVINDKWGIKRGLMTTVHAATATQKTVDGPSNKDWRGGRGILENIIPSSTGAAKAVGVVIPELNKKLTGMSFRVPTSDVSVVDLTVELEKEATYAEICAEVKAQSEGALKGILGYTEDKVVATDFRGETHTSVFDAEAGIALDSTFVKLVSWYDNEWGYSNKCLEMVRVVAA
- a CDS encoding OmpW/AlkL family protein; translation: MRKTSALLLSGMAAAVALAAAAPAVAQSKGDWTLGVGVHAVDPKSDAGDLNGAPLGLGKLPTKVDSDVKPTVTFEYFVADNIGIEVLAALPFKHDISINGVGKVGETKQLPPVVSLQYHFTNSSKVTPFVGLGVNYTKFFSTDSTGALAGTKLKLEDSWGLAAHAGLDFAVSDKGALRVDMRWADIDTKVKVNGNSLGTAKIDPLVYGVAYVFKF
- a CDS encoding S1/P1 nuclease, which codes for MNKLHRLLLPAVGITLAVSALIPAQALAWGAQGHRLVARIAEPNLHPATKAEIDRLLAAEPGASLSSIAPWADQLRSNDPDLGKRSAGWHYVNMAEDDCAFSPPKHCTDGNCVVGALQQQSTLLANRELSDGERLQALKFVVHLVGDLHQPLHAGYGHDRGGNTYQLQFNGRGTNLHSVWDSGMFYTLQLNDDQFLQRLQALPSPGRLRAPDLQRAPAAWAEQSCRIAMRTGLYPSGHKIDERYTATWEPVAETQLRLGGEQLAALLNQLLDTP
- a CDS encoding TonB family protein, with protein sequence MMTSTEILALLLKTTLASSAAVALVLILRQPLRYWLGASAAYLLWVLLPVVLLAVLLPAPQVAAVPMRVSEVAVQVGQAVVAGPAVIAHWPLWLCCAWLSGVLLMALRLYRQQRNFQRGLGQLSQRDDGLWQAQTVAGLPAAMGLLRPRIVLPAGFEARYLPIEQQLVLLHERVHLQRGDIAINALLALLQCLYWFNPLLLYALRCCREDQELSCDERVIARVSGARRSYGEAMLKTGLAASPLPVGCHWQNHHPLKERIAMLKRPVPGRKQWCAMLVLSLGLTTGVGYTAWAAQPGKAVSTSTSTSSSASSTSTTTGKGTVYATFVEATLEGTKQRFELQQSAGTPFSFSASSDKGVQWAAEFTLQPAADGMLTLKGTLKANGDLISSPTLLIKPDAAAGIEVSTADGRSTWVLELRSVALAGGDPAIVSAASGNAGQLALPDAGRMPPPSYPRDAVDSRTTGKVVLRIAVDAEGRATDVVVTEAYPKGVFEATSIAAARQWRFTPAMKDGKPVAGVIKVPISFDMDDEEMRYSETPSRG